The following proteins come from a genomic window of Peptoniphilus equinus:
- the thiD gene encoding bifunctional hydroxymethylpyrimidine kinase/phosphomethylpyrimidine kinase: MRKRVLTIAGSDSSGGAGIQADLKTMLTNGVYGMSAITALTAQNTTGVTDVLNSTPTFLEAQLRAVYDDIVPDAVKIGMVSQPELVRTIAEVLTAYGADNVVVDPVMVATSGAALIEDETLSVLTELLFPLATVITPNLKEGELLADMAITSKGAMVDGAKKIFDRYHVAVLLKGGHLSEDSDDLLYDGQIHWFYGKRLDNPNTHGTGCTLSSAIACNLAKGDDLKTAIFKAKLYLTQLLARDFDLGRGSGPLDHGYFISEV, translated from the coding sequence ATGCGAAAGCGAGTACTTACTATAGCCGGCAGCGATTCCAGCGGCGGGGCCGGTATTCAGGCAGATTTAAAGACCATGTTGACCAACGGTGTATATGGCATGAGCGCCATCACGGCACTGACGGCCCAAAACACTACGGGCGTCACCGATGTGCTCAACAGCACGCCGACATTTCTCGAGGCACAGCTTCGTGCCGTGTATGACGACATTGTTCCCGATGCAGTTAAGATCGGCATGGTGTCTCAGCCGGAGTTGGTTCGAACCATTGCCGAGGTATTGACGGCATACGGCGCTGACAATGTGGTGGTGGATCCTGTGATGGTGGCAACCAGCGGCGCTGCACTTATTGAGGACGAGACCCTAAGCGTTCTCACCGAGTTACTCTTTCCTCTGGCGACCGTCATCACGCCGAACCTGAAAGAAGGCGAACTGCTCGCGGACATGGCGATCACCTCCAAAGGGGCAATGGTTGATGGAGCAAAAAAGATTTTTGACAGGTATCATGTAGCGGTGCTTTTAAAGGGCGGCCATTTAAGTGAGGACAGCGACGATCTGCTCTATGACGGTCAGATACACTGGTTTTACGGCAAGCGTCTGGACAACCCCAACACTCATGGCACCGGCTGCACATTGTCTTCGGCCATCGCCTGCAATCTCGCTAAAGGGGACGACTTGAAGACGGCAATTTTTAAGGCAAAACTCTACCTCACCCAGCTCCTCGCACGGGACTTTGATCTGGGCCGTGGCAGCGGACCTCTGGATCACGGCTACTTTATCAGCGAGGTGTAA
- a CDS encoding TetR/AcrR family transcriptional regulator encodes MARNKYPEITVEKILEVAQRLFLEKGYDNTTIQDIVDELGGLTKGAIYHHFKSKEDIICALSDKLFAENNPFAIVKQRQDLNALQKMREAVKLNQQTTQNDQLNLEMLPLLKNPRIFAEMIKSNHQHLTPLWLDLIEEGIAEGSIQTNYPKEIAELIPLLGDVWLYPNIFPATEEDIVHKFLFFKEMLEKMGVPIIDDELVDMVKVRLNQISTL; translated from the coding sequence GTGGCACGAAATAAATATCCAGAGATCACCGTTGAAAAAATATTAGAAGTGGCACAACGACTTTTTTTAGAAAAGGGATATGACAACACAACCATTCAAGACATTGTCGATGAACTGGGTGGATTAACAAAAGGGGCAATATATCATCATTTCAAATCCAAAGAGGACATCATCTGTGCCTTAAGTGATAAACTCTTTGCTGAAAATAATCCTTTTGCTATTGTAAAGCAGAGACAAGATTTGAACGCATTACAGAAAATGAGAGAAGCGGTTAAACTAAACCAACAAACCACACAAAACGATCAGCTTAATCTCGAAATGCTTCCCTTATTAAAAAATCCACGTATTTTTGCAGAGATGATCAAATCCAACCACCAACATCTCACGCCCTTATGGCTGGATTTGATTGAAGAAGGGATTGCCGAGGGCTCTATTCAAACCAACTATCCAAAAGAAATTGCAGAGTTAATACCTTTGCTTGGCGATGTATGGCTCTATCCGAACATCTTTCCTGCGACGGAAGAAGACATTGTCCATAAGTTTTTATTTTTCAAGGAAATGCTTGAAAAAATGGGCGTTCCTATTATTGATGATGAGTTGGTCGACATGGTCAAGGTAAGACTCAATCAAATTTCAACTCTATAA
- a CDS encoding LTA synthase family protein, whose protein sequence is MLFIFGVCVAVWTMAIAAPHRLGLLFKNWKALVINSILAWILVQTGGGVAKGVAIAFGVFALAHRYKVMYREEPLRVEDAGILKEAADMGEKYALELKTASTGLFVLGTLVILALPLPRYALSVWTLVSGIVGVVLCLPLVYDRVGMQGYNLRDLERFESRGFLYSLIHSAGRLWMRSEPDPDGELMDVNYLVIMLESFKDFTGLVPLHRDPYVYFHQLAGEGSTGALKTQVYGGGTFLTETQVLTGKPHPDSTSGYLKRLKRRGYRLIAQHPYKGRFYHRDRVYRSFGFESFKHYDNTYHDEREAILDDATFFQCVVDDFKASVAQEKTFSFSVTYQNHGPYPAGAADVVYVPGHSEAINGFNHYLEGIERTSDSLHIVVEGLRSMNAPCVLVLFGDHSPSMGKDRSLYRELGRTMDPTDPCDVTALHTTPYVIWNNFGHDFGPEAELSPWQLLSRLTQKPLS, encoded by the coding sequence ATGCTCTTTATCTTCGGAGTGTGTGTGGCGGTGTGGACCATGGCTATTGCGGCGCCCCATCGCCTGGGACTCTTGTTTAAAAATTGGAAGGCCTTGGTCATCAACAGTATTCTCGCCTGGATTTTGGTGCAGACGGGAGGCGGTGTTGCGAAGGGCGTCGCCATTGCCTTCGGGGTTTTTGCGCTGGCTCACCGCTACAAGGTGATGTATCGGGAGGAGCCCCTTCGTGTTGAGGATGCAGGCATTTTAAAAGAAGCGGCGGATATGGGAGAAAAGTACGCCTTGGAGCTCAAGACGGCGAGCACGGGACTCTTTGTCTTGGGGACGCTGGTGATACTTGCCCTGCCTTTGCCACGCTATGCGCTAAGCGTGTGGACGCTGGTGAGTGGTATTGTCGGCGTGGTGCTGTGTCTTCCTTTGGTCTATGATCGGGTGGGAATGCAGGGTTATAACTTAAGAGACCTGGAGCGATTCGAGTCCCGAGGGTTTCTCTATTCGCTGATCCACTCTGCGGGACGGCTGTGGATGAGATCTGAACCTGACCCTGACGGGGAGCTTATGGACGTGAACTATCTGGTCATTATGTTGGAGTCCTTTAAAGATTTTACGGGACTTGTGCCTCTTCATCGCGATCCCTATGTCTATTTTCATCAGCTCGCAGGTGAAGGCAGTACCGGCGCACTGAAGACTCAGGTCTATGGCGGCGGCACGTTTCTCACGGAGACTCAGGTGCTTACTGGCAAGCCTCACCCCGATAGCACCTCCGGCTATTTGAAGCGCCTGAAGCGACGAGGCTATCGTCTGATTGCACAGCATCCCTACAAAGGGCGCTTTTATCATCGGGATCGGGTGTATCGCAGCTTCGGATTTGAGTCGTTTAAGCACTATGACAACACGTATCACGACGAGCGGGAAGCTATTTTAGATGACGCGACTTTTTTTCAGTGCGTGGTGGACGACTTTAAAGCGTCGGTGGCACAAGAGAAGACGTTCAGTTTTTCTGTCACCTATCAAAACCATGGACCTTATCCTGCCGGCGCGGCGGATGTGGTGTATGTGCCGGGTCACAGCGAGGCCATCAACGGCTTCAATCATTACTTAGAAGGCATTGAGCGGACATCGGATAGCCTTCACATTGTAGTCGAGGGACTTCGGTCCATGAACGCGCCTTGCGTGCTGGTGCTCTTCGGCGACCATTCGCCGTCCATGGGCAAGGATCGTAGCTTGTATCGTGAGCTGGGACGCACCATGGATCCGACTGACCCTTGTGATGTCACGGCACTGCACACCACGCCGTATGTGATTTGGAATAACTTCGGACACGATTTCGGACCAGAGGCGGAGCTGTCGCCATGGCAACTCTTATCTCGTCTTACTCAAAAACCCCTCTCGTAA
- a CDS encoding MaoC/PaaZ C-terminal domain-containing protein, with the protein MYLEDYIIGRIYPLKSVYITKDMIIDYAKAFDPRPFHLSPTAAEATQFGRLFASGFMTLNLCWLQWINTGLDEAGMICGIGLDELRWLAPVYADDRLFPEVEITAVSPSATKLVGSVEFTLRANNQDNTPVLSCKTTALIKKRHYDQNPIKKDAP; encoded by the coding sequence ATGTATTTAGAAGACTACATCATAGGGCGCATCTACCCTTTAAAAAGCGTCTACATCACAAAAGACATGATCATCGACTATGCCAAGGCTTTCGATCCCCGTCCTTTTCACCTAAGCCCTACCGCGGCGGAAGCGACGCAATTTGGCCGACTGTTTGCCTCCGGGTTCATGACCCTGAATCTCTGTTGGCTCCAGTGGATCAACACCGGCCTCGACGAAGCGGGTATGATCTGCGGCATCGGTCTTGACGAACTCCGATGGCTCGCCCCGGTTTACGCCGACGACCGGCTCTTCCCGGAAGTTGAAATCACCGCCGTCTCCCCTTCCGCTACGAAACTTGTGGGCAGTGTAGAATTTACCTTGCGAGCTAACAACCAGGACAACACGCCGGTTCTTTCCTGCAAGACCACAGCTCTGATTAAAAAACGACACTACGATCAAAATCCCATTAAAAAAGACGCACCGTGA
- a CDS encoding Ppx/GppA phosphatase family protein produces MDNKKYGVVDIGSNTIRFNIYRDNSKSYKVISSKKTFAGLSSYVDDEGNLDPQGIKKIKKNINKFQDIAEEFGVDEMYIFATASVRNVNNAAQILKTIKAETGVTIDLLSGEAEGEAGFYGVKLSTELDRGYILDIGGGSTEIISFKDGAYSSSISLPIGSLSSYKTFVTGIVPTKEEVQQIRAYIRGALLIEDRRIAKITDAKLYGIGGTIRATGNIGEEYTAHTDRCTDRATVEELITGLVNQDKDLIRCTLKVTPERIHTQVPGMVLLSECMNYLGMDTIEISKNGVREGYLYLQKGGK; encoded by the coding sequence ATGGACAACAAAAAATACGGCGTCGTGGACATCGGGTCCAACACCATTCGATTCAATATCTATAGAGACAATTCCAAATCCTATAAAGTCATCTCCAGCAAAAAGACCTTTGCAGGTCTGAGCTCCTATGTGGATGATGAGGGTAACCTGGACCCTCAGGGCATCAAAAAGATCAAAAAGAACATCAACAAATTTCAGGACATCGCCGAGGAGTTCGGTGTGGATGAAATGTACATATTCGCCACCGCCTCAGTGCGCAACGTGAACAATGCCGCACAAATCCTAAAGACGATCAAAGCGGAAACCGGCGTGACCATTGATCTTCTCTCCGGCGAAGCGGAAGGAGAGGCTGGATTCTACGGCGTCAAACTTTCCACCGAACTGGACCGCGGCTATATTTTAGACATTGGTGGCGGCTCTACAGAAATTATCAGCTTTAAAGACGGCGCCTATTCCAGCTCCATTTCACTGCCGATCGGATCCCTGTCCTCCTATAAGACCTTTGTCACAGGTATTGTCCCGACAAAGGAGGAAGTTCAGCAAATCCGAGCCTACATTCGCGGTGCGCTTTTAATCGAGGACCGTCGCATCGCCAAAATCACCGATGCCAAACTCTACGGTATTGGCGGCACCATTCGCGCCACAGGCAACATCGGCGAAGAATATACCGCACACACCGATCGCTGTACGGATCGCGCCACGGTAGAGGAACTCATCACAGGCCTGGTCAACCAGGACAAAGACCTCATTCGCTGCACATTAAAGGTCACCCCGGAACGGATTCACACTCAGGTCCCCGGCATGGTGCTGCTCAGCGAATGCATGAACTACCTCGGCATGGACACCATTGAAATCAGTAAGAATGGAGTACGTGAAGGTTATCTCTATCTTCAAAAAGGAGGCAAGTAA
- a CDS encoding alpha/beta fold hydrolase — MTYVFIHGLGQTSSSWDKVITHLPTDIPIYRPSLSDMVKGKQMTYQNLYNTFESECTYMKMPLHLCGISLGAILALQYTLYNPQKVASVILIAPQYKMPRLLLRLQNIMFHALPQRAFRSTAFSKRDTIALTTSMKEIDFTALLKKITCPAFIVCGQKDRANQNAARNLANTMPNATLCFVEGAGHEVNIEAPIALAYLIKDAWFYA; from the coding sequence ATGACCTATGTGTTTATACATGGACTTGGGCAGACTTCATCAAGTTGGGACAAGGTGATAACCCATCTCCCCACTGATATCCCAATCTACCGCCCTTCTCTATCTGATATGGTAAAAGGCAAGCAGATGACATACCAAAATCTCTATAACACATTTGAAAGCGAATGTACCTATATGAAAATGCCTTTACACTTGTGTGGCATTTCACTTGGCGCTATCCTTGCATTACAGTACACACTATACAATCCTCAAAAGGTAGCATCTGTCATATTGATCGCACCGCAATATAAAATGCCAAGATTGTTGTTAAGGCTTCAAAATATTATGTTTCATGCGTTGCCTCAAAGGGCATTTAGATCAACTGCCTTTTCTAAAAGAGATACCATTGCCTTGACAACTTCCATGAAGGAGATAGACTTTACAGCTTTGCTAAAAAAGATAACTTGTCCGGCTTTCATTGTCTGCGGTCAAAAGGATAGAGCAAACCAAAACGCCGCAAGAAATTTAGCAAATACTATGCCAAATGCGACATTATGTTTTGTTGAAGGTGCAGGACATGAAGTAAATATAGAGGCTCCTATAGCATTGGCATACTTGATAAAAGATGCCTGGTTCTATGCGTAG
- the ppk1 gene encoding polyphosphate kinase 1 yields the protein MTVDLSFTQNRELSWLKFDERCLHEALDDTVPLLEKLTFLKIFCSNLDEFNMVRVGGLTDLALLNLGEVDNKSGLTSKEQLDSVFERLTDLYREKDRVYGIVENEFRTHGIFNLDIAELTKSQHKATYKYFKDFIKPILSPQVIDFEHPFPFLENLNEYLLLELERDGKTKYGIMHLPAILPKIVKLPTDTGYPFIRATKVIHEFSDECFPKFKVKNKTIIRVTRNADLSADDEIAYDDVDYRAHMKKILKKRTRLQAVRVECNQPIDKPLSDLLCQRLAITPQQIFVSDAPLSMEYVSELKHFLDDGFLKAHTYSFYAPNSASTMNLTDSVIEKVQKQDILLSYPYDSIEPFFHLLWEAAYDSRVASIKITIYRLAKNSRLVDLLCRAAENGKEVVVLMELRARFDEQHNMDNAKKLYDAGCKIIYGMAGYKVHSKICLITMSDHSGWTHITQIGTGNYNEITANLYTDFCLITADQHIGKDAMAFFQNLATGNLSGNYTHLIQSPTTLKPTLLALMDREIKKGDAGRIFLKMNAFTDRDFIDKIQEASQAGVQVRMIVRGICCLVPHIAGKTENVEIRSIVGRYLEHPRVYMFGEGYPDIYLGSADLMTRNTEHRVELLTPVLSPDIQVRLRNYMAAQFKDNVKARTIDAQGNYKFVNDGQPAFNAQAYFMQEAPVSYAKVAAKTSGGPFAFLKNLFKTKNA from the coding sequence ATGACCGTTGACTTAAGCTTTACCCAAAACCGCGAGCTCTCCTGGCTAAAATTTGACGAGCGGTGTTTACATGAGGCGCTGGATGATACTGTGCCGCTGTTGGAAAAGCTTACCTTTTTAAAAATCTTTTGTTCCAATTTGGACGAATTCAACATGGTTCGCGTGGGCGGCCTGACCGACCTTGCCCTCTTGAATCTGGGTGAAGTCGACAACAAAAGCGGTCTCACCAGCAAAGAGCAGTTGGACAGCGTCTTTGAACGTCTCACCGACCTCTACAGGGAAAAAGACCGGGTTTACGGCATTGTAGAAAACGAGTTTCGCACCCACGGTATTTTTAACCTAGACATTGCCGAGCTCACCAAATCGCAACACAAAGCCACCTATAAATACTTTAAAGACTTCATCAAACCCATCCTCTCCCCACAGGTCATCGACTTCGAACACCCTTTTCCCTTCCTGGAAAACTTAAACGAATACCTTCTCCTGGAGTTGGAACGGGACGGGAAGACGAAGTACGGCATCATGCATCTGCCCGCCATCCTTCCGAAGATTGTCAAGCTCCCCACCGACACCGGCTATCCTTTCATTCGGGCGACCAAAGTTATCCATGAGTTTTCCGACGAATGCTTCCCGAAATTCAAGGTGAAAAACAAGACCATCATTCGGGTCACACGCAACGCCGACCTCTCCGCCGACGACGAAATTGCCTATGACGATGTGGACTACCGTGCCCACATGAAAAAAATCTTAAAAAAGCGCACGCGTCTGCAAGCCGTCCGCGTGGAGTGCAACCAGCCAATTGACAAACCGCTGAGTGATCTGTTGTGTCAGCGCCTTGCCATCACGCCGCAACAAATCTTCGTCTCTGATGCACCACTGTCCATGGAATATGTCTCCGAGCTCAAACACTTCCTCGACGACGGCTTTTTAAAAGCGCACACCTACAGCTTCTACGCCCCCAACAGTGCATCCACGATGAATCTGACAGACAGCGTCATAGAAAAAGTCCAAAAACAGGATATCCTCTTAAGCTATCCCTATGATTCTATCGAGCCCTTCTTCCATCTCCTTTGGGAAGCGGCCTACGACAGTCGGGTGGCGAGCATCAAAATCACCATCTATCGCCTCGCCAAAAATTCACGTCTGGTGGATCTTCTGTGCCGCGCCGCAGAAAACGGTAAAGAAGTGGTGGTGCTCATGGAACTCAGAGCGCGCTTTGATGAACAGCACAACATGGACAATGCCAAAAAGCTCTACGACGCCGGCTGTAAAATCATCTACGGTATGGCCGGTTACAAAGTCCATTCGAAAATTTGTCTGATTACCATGTCCGATCACTCCGGCTGGACACATATCACCCAAATCGGCACCGGCAACTACAACGAAATCACTGCCAACCTCTACACCGACTTCTGTCTGATCACCGCCGATCAACATATCGGAAAAGACGCCATGGCCTTCTTTCAAAACCTCGCCACCGGCAATCTCAGCGGCAACTACACCCACCTTATACAATCACCAACCACTCTAAAGCCAACCCTCTTGGCACTCATGGACAGAGAAATTAAAAAGGGCGATGCCGGCAGAATCTTCCTCAAGATGAATGCCTTCACCGACCGAGACTTCATCGACAAGATTCAGGAAGCGTCTCAAGCCGGTGTGCAGGTCCGCATGATTGTGCGCGGGATCTGCTGTCTTGTGCCCCACATCGCCGGCAAGACGGAAAATGTGGAAATTCGATCCATTGTCGGCCGCTACTTGGAACATCCGCGAGTCTATATGTTTGGAGAAGGCTATCCCGACATCTATTTGGGTTCGGCAGATCTCATGACACGCAACACCGAACACCGTGTGGAGCTTTTGACTCCGGTCCTTTCACCTGATATCCAAGTGCGTCTTCGTAACTATATGGCGGCTCAATTTAAAGATAACGTCAAAGCTCGCACCATCGACGCTCAAGGCAACTATAAATTTGTTAACGACGGCCAACCTGCCTTTAATGCCCAGGCTTACTTCATGCAGGAAGCTCCGGTGTCCTACGCCAAAGTAGCGGCTAAAACGTCCGGCGGCCCCTTCGCCTTTTTAAAAAATCTTTTTAAAACAAAGAACGCTTAG
- a CDS encoding L-cysteine desulfidase family protein, with product MDYKAFLRQELQPAFGCTEPIALAFAAAKAKELLGRDPERIEAKLSGNMIKNANSVFVPGTDGRKGIPISIVAGAFLGDPSRDLEVLMDVDKADLAECDKKIEDGILTVTHKKGVENLYIDMNVFAGDDSAEVIIENDHTGIIYMKKNDDVLLDKGAAVSHDDTVDLSFDAIYDFAKTCDYSDIKDILTRQMDYNLDIAEEGLNNHWGSNIGSTILDHSPTGSVDRYVAYAAAGSDARMSGCEKPVVINSGSGNQGITVTLPVLLYAKDHDIDEDTLYRGLIFSNLIALYMKDLIGKLSAYCGVVSASAASVCAIGFMRGDDKTILADTLTNALAVNSGVICDGAKASCAGKIASSLRNAFLAHDQALSHNSYLPGDGIVKDDIDTTIQTVATIAKDGMKVTDEVILEEMLEN from the coding sequence ATGGATTATAAAGCATTTTTAAGACAGGAACTTCAACCTGCCTTCGGCTGTACGGAGCCCATCGCTTTGGCCTTTGCCGCTGCAAAAGCAAAGGAACTTCTGGGACGGGATCCGGAGCGCATTGAGGCAAAACTATCGGGCAATATGATTAAAAACGCCAACAGTGTCTTCGTCCCAGGGACCGACGGGCGCAAAGGCATTCCCATCTCCATTGTGGCCGGTGCATTTCTCGGCGATCCGTCACGGGATTTGGAAGTGCTGATGGATGTGGACAAGGCGGACCTCGCCGAATGCGATAAAAAAATTGAAGACGGTATACTCACCGTCACCCACAAAAAAGGTGTCGAGAACCTTTACATCGACATGAATGTCTTTGCAGGCGACGACAGTGCAGAGGTCATTATCGAAAACGACCACACGGGCATTATCTACATGAAAAAAAATGACGACGTCCTCTTGGATAAAGGCGCCGCAGTATCTCATGATGACACCGTGGATCTTTCCTTCGATGCCATCTATGACTTTGCAAAGACCTGTGACTACTCCGACATTAAAGATATTTTAACCCGCCAGATGGACTACAATTTGGATATCGCCGAAGAAGGACTCAACAACCACTGGGGTTCCAACATCGGAAGCACCATTTTAGACCACAGCCCTACTGGTAGCGTCGATCGTTACGTCGCCTATGCTGCCGCCGGGTCCGACGCCCGAATGAGCGGCTGTGAAAAACCTGTCGTCATCAACTCCGGCAGCGGCAACCAAGGCATTACCGTCACCTTACCGGTCCTCCTTTATGCCAAGGATCACGATATTGACGAGGACACTTTGTACCGCGGACTTATCTTCTCCAACCTCATTGCCCTCTATATGAAAGACCTGATCGGTAAACTCTCCGCCTACTGCGGCGTGGTATCCGCATCGGCGGCAAGCGTCTGTGCCATCGGTTTTATGCGTGGGGACGACAAAACGATTCTCGCTGATACGTTAACCAATGCCCTCGCAGTCAACTCCGGAGTTATCTGTGACGGCGCCAAGGCCTCCTGTGCTGGAAAAATCGCCTCCAGTCTGCGCAACGCATTTTTAGCTCACGATCAGGCCCTCAGCCACAACTCCTACCTCCCCGGCGACGGCATCGTTAAAGATGATATCGACACCACCATTCAAACCGTAGCGACCATCGCCAAAGACGGTATGAAGGTCACCGACGAAGTCATTTTGGAAGAAATGCTGGAAAACTAA
- the hisS gene encoding histidine--tRNA ligase translates to MTIVKPSTLPGFLELLPGDQILFNEMIDTIRKNYEAHGFLPIDTPVIEKSEVLLAKGGGETEKQIYRFQKGDTDMSLRFDLTVPLARYTAEHFNELAFPFKRYQIGKVYRGEKAQKGRFREFYQCDIDTIGNGSLSILNDAEIPVIIYHTFKDLGFDKFIVKINNRKILNGFYRSLEITDTVSVLRTVDKLDKIGRDNVIKELIEIGVAEDKAEKIMAFTAIGGTNEEILAALKAFGITDSTFEEGLDELKTVVDAIAAYGVPDTHYTIDLKIARGLDYYTGTVYETELVGYESIGSVCSGGRYEDLASFYTDKKLPGVGISIGLSRLYYQLSQAKLIEAKKKSLVDVLVIPMDGLELEGIKIIQQLTQAGVAATLYAEQAKMNKKFKFADKLEVPYTLVVGETEVAQGIFGLKHMQDGTQEDMTIEAIIAKLKK, encoded by the coding sequence ATGACTATTGTAAAACCATCAACACTGCCCGGCTTCTTGGAGCTTTTGCCGGGTGATCAAATTCTCTTTAATGAGATGATTGACACCATTCGCAAGAACTATGAGGCTCACGGCTTCCTCCCTATCGATACGCCGGTCATCGAAAAGAGTGAAGTCCTCTTAGCTAAAGGCGGCGGTGAGACGGAAAAACAAATCTATCGTTTTCAAAAAGGGGACACGGATATGTCCCTTCGCTTTGACCTCACGGTGCCCCTGGCACGTTATACCGCGGAGCATTTTAATGAGTTGGCTTTTCCGTTTAAACGCTATCAAATCGGCAAAGTCTATCGGGGTGAAAAGGCTCAAAAGGGACGTTTCAGAGAGTTCTATCAATGCGATATCGACACCATCGGCAATGGAAGCCTGAGCATTTTAAACGATGCGGAGATCCCTGTGATCATCTATCACACCTTTAAAGACTTGGGCTTTGACAAATTTATCGTAAAGATCAACAATCGAAAAATTCTCAACGGTTTCTATCGTTCTTTGGAGATTACCGATACGGTATCCGTCCTTCGCACCGTGGATAAGTTGGATAAAATCGGTCGGGACAATGTGATTAAAGAGCTTATCGAGATCGGTGTCGCTGAGGACAAAGCCGAAAAAATCATGGCATTTACCGCCATCGGGGGAACTAACGAGGAGATTTTGGCGGCCCTTAAGGCGTTTGGCATCACGGATTCGACCTTTGAGGAAGGTTTGGATGAGCTGAAAACTGTGGTCGATGCCATTGCGGCGTATGGAGTTCCAGACACCCACTACACGATTGATCTTAAAATCGCACGGGGTTTGGATTACTACACCGGCACGGTTTATGAGACGGAACTGGTAGGCTATGAGTCCATCGGCTCGGTATGTTCCGGCGGACGCTATGAAGATTTGGCGAGCTTTTACACGGACAAAAAGCTTCCCGGCGTCGGCATTTCCATCGGTTTGTCGCGCCTCTATTATCAGCTCTCTCAAGCGAAACTTATCGAAGCGAAAAAGAAGAGCTTGGTGGATGTGTTAGTCATTCCTATGGACGGGTTGGAGCTGGAAGGTATTAAGATTATTCAGCAGCTTACTCAAGCGGGTGTTGCGGCTACTCTCTATGCGGAGCAGGCTAAGATGAACAAGAAATTTAAATTTGCGGACAAGCTGGAAGTGCCGTATACACTTGTGGTCGGTGAGACGGAAGTGGCACAAGGCATCTTCGGCTTGAAGCATATGCAAGACGGCACGCAAGAAGACATGACCATTGAGGCGATTATTGCGAAGCTTAAGAAATAA
- the hutG gene encoding formimidoylglutamase — translation MIKNYSLELPTSWTGRVDSESDYDAFRWHQWVERIDLDDASLKPFEGKLAFGILGFECDWGIAQNKGRVGAANGPKSIRRALSSLPCDFPKDVKIFDCGNIYPEGLTLSEAQHSLAQAVEKIIDLNMFPILLGGGHEIAFGHFSGIFEKYVNDGKLGIINFDAHFDNRPYKDNGPSSGTMFRQARDKMVEAGKAFHYLPIGIQRHSNTVSLFKFMEENDQDYILAKDIVNGQLYKNFEIIDKFLLEMDHVYVTICSDVFSSSYAPGVSAPQPLGLDPEVVLVFLKHIVLSGKVVSFDVAEVSPRYDQDSATSSLAAVLIYATVHAVISQYFDM, via the coding sequence ATGATTAAAAATTACAGTTTAGAATTACCGACATCATGGACAGGACGGGTGGATTCTGAAAGTGATTATGATGCGTTTCGCTGGCATCAGTGGGTGGAGCGCATAGATTTGGACGATGCGTCGCTGAAGCCTTTTGAGGGCAAGTTGGCCTTTGGCATTTTAGGTTTTGAATGCGACTGGGGCATTGCTCAAAACAAAGGCCGCGTCGGCGCCGCCAACGGTCCGAAGAGCATTCGCCGTGCGCTGTCGTCACTTCCGTGCGACTTTCCTAAAGACGTAAAAATTTTTGACTGCGGCAACATTTATCCAGAAGGCTTGACGCTGAGTGAGGCGCAACATTCCCTCGCCCAAGCGGTGGAAAAGATTATCGATTTAAATATGTTTCCCATACTCCTCGGAGGCGGCCATGAAATCGCCTTTGGACACTTCAGTGGCATCTTTGAAAAATATGTCAATGACGGGAAGCTCGGGATTATTAACTTCGATGCCCATTTTGACAACAGACCCTATAAAGATAACGGGCCGTCGTCGGGGACGATGTTTCGTCAGGCTCGAGACAAAATGGTAGAGGCGGGCAAGGCCTTTCACTATCTGCCTATCGGGATTCAACGCCACTCCAACACGGTGAGTCTGTTTAAGTTTATGGAGGAGAACGATCAGGACTATATTTTGGCCAAGGATATCGTCAATGGACAGCTCTATAAAAACTTTGAGATCATTGATAAGTTCCTTTTGGAGATGGATCATGTGTATGTGACCATCTGTTCCGATGTATTTTCCTCCTCCTATGCACCGGGAGTCAGTGCGCCGCAGCCTCTGGGTCTGGATCCGGAAGTGGTGTTGGTCTTCTTAAAGCACATCGTGCTCTCAGGGAAAGTTGTGAGTTTTGATGTGGCGGAGGTATCACCGCGCTACGATCAGGATAGTGCGACATCCAGCCTTGCGGCTGTGCTTATTTATGCGACAGTACATGCTGTCATCAGTCAGTATTTCGATATGTAA